Part of the Caulifigura coniformis genome, CTTACCCGATCCGGTTTCCCCCGCGACGACCACCACCTGGTGGCTCTGGATGGCGGCGGCGATCTCGTCGATGCGCTCACAGATGGGCAGGGGATCATCGAACGTCAGCCGCGCTGGTTCGCCGAGGGCGGGATGCCTTCTTCGCCGTTCGTCGGCACGGTCGGTCGACGACTTGAGCAGGCGTTCGAATGATTCGAACGACTTGCGATCGGGGGCTTTGCCTCGGGGAAAACGCCGGAGCATCTGGCGCAGGCGATGGCGATCGGCCTGCATCGCCTGATCGATCTTCGCGGTCAATTCTCCGGCTGTCGGCGCTCGGTCCTCGCCGGTCGATGGATCGGGGGCCGGCGAAGAGGAGGACATGACGCGAGGGCAAGAAGACAACGGGGAAGGGACGGACCGATAATCGACCCGGAAGGCGACAGGCGAGTTCGCATTGTAGGCGCGACGCCGGGAGGGCGAAGGTCCGGCAGAGCCGCATCTGGAGGAATCGTCCGAACCCTGTGGCCCGCCCTTCCAGACGCGGCCACCGACTCGCTTTCGCGCGTCTGCCAACTCCCTACACGCCAAACAATGGCCGGAATCGCGAGTTCAGGTGCCGGATGAGCGCATCAGGCGTCGGCTTCTTGCCGGTGACGAGTTCGATGAGCCGGCCGGAACGGTAGCGCTGCCCGTGGGCGTGCACACTTGTGTTGAGCCATTCCTTCAGCGGCATGAATTCGCCGCGGGCGAACATGGCGTCCAGGTCTCCCAGTTTTTCGCGAGCCGCTTCGAAGAGCTGCGCCGCAAACATGTTCCCGAGGGAGTACGTCGGGAAGTAACCAAGGAGGCCGGCGCTCCAGTGGACATCCTGAAGACATCCCAGAGATGCGTCTGGCGGCGTCATTCCGAAATCGCGTTGGAAGGCGGAGTTCCACGCATCCGGGACATCCCGGGCCTCGAGGCGGCCGTCGATCAGCTGTTGCTCCAGTTCGAACCGCAGCATGATGTGCAGGTTGTAGGTGATCTCGTCTGCTTCGACACGAATCCACGACGGCTGCACATCGTTGATTGCCGCGTGGAATTCCTCGAGTTTCACGCCCTTCAGGGCATCGGAGAAAGCCGCCTGTGCCTGCGGATAGAAATGCTTCCAGAACGGAAGGCTGCGGCCGACCAGGTTTTCCCACATCCTTGACTGCGATTCATGAATTCCGAGCGACGCGGCCTCGCCGAGGCAGGTCCCGAACTGGGCCCGGGGCAGGCCCTGCTCGTAGATGCCGTGGCCGGCTTCGTGCAGCACGCCGAAGAACGCTCCCGGAAAATGGAACTCGTTGTACCGCGTCGTGAGGCGGCAATCGCCCGGGCCGATTCCGCTGCAGAAGGGGTGGGCCGAGACGTCAAGCCGGCCGGCCGTGAAGCTGAAGCCAATGGCGGACGCCCCCTTCTTCGCGAACTCCCCCTGCGCGTCGACCGGGTAGCTGCGGGTGAGGATGGAATCGTCCGGCCGCTTTCCCGACCCGCGAATGTCGGAGAGCAGCGTCACCGTCGCTTCGCGCAGCGGAGCGAAGACGGAGTTGATTTCGGCCGTTGAGGCGCCCGGCTCGTAGTCATCGAGCAGCGCATCGTAGATCACTCCGCCCTTGGGAATCCCGACGGCCTGCGCCTCCTCCCGCTTGAGGCCGATCATCTTCGTCAGCCAGGGTTCGAAGTGCGCGAAGTCCTTATTCTTCTTGGCGACGACCCATTCCTGTTGCGACAGCGTGCCGACTCGGGAGAGTTCTTCAACGAGTTTCCGCGGCAGTTTCGTGGATCGTTCGTAGTTCCGCCGGGCTTCGCGCACGACGGCGGCCTCCGGCGACTCGGCTCCTTTCAGGCCCTCGACGACCGCCAGTTCCGTCAGCCATTCTCCGATCTTCGGCGACGTCGACCTTTCGTGAACGAGCCCTGCGATCAGCGCGCCCTGGTTGGCACGATGTTCCGCTCCTTCCGGAGGGAGGCAGGTCTGTTCATCCCAGCCCAGGAGGCCTCCGCAGGACCGGAGCACGGCCGTTTCGCGGAGGTGTTCGACGAGGGCG contains:
- a CDS encoding carboxypeptidase M32 encodes the protein MPDLQQTYTALVEHLRETAVLRSCGGLLGWDEQTCLPPEGAEHRANQGALIAGLVHERSTSPKIGEWLTELAVVEGLKGAESPEAAVVREARRNYERSTKLPRKLVEELSRVGTLSQQEWVVAKKNKDFAHFEPWLTKMIGLKREEAQAVGIPKGGVIYDALLDDYEPGASTAEINSVFAPLREATVTLLSDIRGSGKRPDDSILTRSYPVDAQGEFAKKGASAIGFSFTAGRLDVSAHPFCSGIGPGDCRLTTRYNEFHFPGAFFGVLHEAGHGIYEQGLPRAQFGTCLGEAASLGIHESQSRMWENLVGRSLPFWKHFYPQAQAAFSDALKGVKLEEFHAAINDVQPSWIRVEADEITYNLHIMLRFELEQQLIDGRLEARDVPDAWNSAFQRDFGMTPPDASLGCLQDVHWSAGLLGYFPTYSLGNMFAAQLFEAAREKLGDLDAMFARGEFMPLKEWLNTSVHAHGQRYRSGRLIELVTGKKPTPDALIRHLNSRFRPLFGV